From a single Oreochromis niloticus isolate F11D_XX linkage group LG3, O_niloticus_UMD_NMBU, whole genome shotgun sequence genomic region:
- the LOC102082373 gene encoding uncharacterized protein LOC102082373, with the protein MSVRSIEVSQQLESLLQLLGFQLLLTGELHSKSCLSVGRVLKLCGSKVDLILTPSKMSARGAALLFRHTTQLHSLRLSIDMSLLLSQWVRRGRAACRLAVEELSLVPKKARPSHRVLLRAVSSLASLLRYWTVGRLDLTETCIPAQGLIALLLHDGPLTVKLSEESFQQLLSLLHETQDKDLTLSFLSKVGGDLTSCCLSWELLHYLLQQPSAQTITVDLRKNLFLQEETTRLLPFLDRIVFKRPSPSFVMSSIRELYRAHNSHTVPSLLRSLGHVINLSCRKLDSVDCAALIFILKHGDGVRLNLLWTSIPAEGVESIVLMLDNVSHLRSDIRARFSVLHL; encoded by the exons ATGTCTGTGAGATCCATAGAGGTGTCCCAGCAGCTGGAgtctctgctgcagctgctgggcTTCCAGCTGCTGCTAACAGGAGAGTTACACAGTAAAAGCTGCTTGTCTGTGGGGAGAGTTCTCAAACTGTGTGGCTCTAAAGTGGATCTCATCCTCACACCCAGCAAGATGTCTGCCAGAGGAGCCGCTCTGCTCttcagacacacaacacaactaCACAGTCTGAG ACTTTCCATCGACATGTCGTTGCTGCTGTCTCAGTGGGTAAGAAGAGGCAGAGCGGCCTGTCGGCTGGCTGTTGAAGAGCTTTCTCTTGTGCCTAAGAAAGCCCGACCATCACACAGAGTATTGTTGAGGGCTGTCAGTAGTTTGGCTTCCCTGCTGAGATACTGGACAGTCGGACGGTTAGACCTGACTGAGACCTGCATCCCTGCTCAGGGTCTCATTGCTCTGCTGCTCCATGATGGTCCTCTAACAGTCAA ACTGAGTGAAGAGAGCTTCCAGCAGCTTCTGTCTCTCCTCCATGAAACCCAGGACAAGGACTTGACGTTGTCCTTCTTGAGTAAGGTTGGTGGAGACCTGACCTCCTGCTGTCTGAGCTGGGAGCTTCTTCACTATCTGCTGCAGCAGCCGTCAGCTCAGACCATCACTGTGGACCTGAGGAAGAACCTCTTCTTACAGGAGGAAACCACACGTCTGCTTCCCTTTCTGGACAGGATTGTGTTTAAAAG gCCCAGTCCCAGCTTTGTGATGAGCTCCATCAGAGAGCTCTACAGAGCTCACAACAGTCACACTGTACCCAGTTTGCTGAGGTCACTCGGTCATGTGATCAACCTGAGCTGCAGAAAGCTGGACTCAGtggactgtgctgctctgatcTTCATCCTCAAACACGGAGACGGAGTCAGACTGAACCTGCTGTGGACCTCCATACCAGCAGAGGGAGTAGAGTCCATCGTCCTCATGCTGGACAACGTTTCTCATCTCAGGTCAGATATTAGAGCTCGTTTCTCTGTGCTGCACCTGTGA